The sequence below is a genomic window from Terriglobales bacterium.
AGCCGGTCGATCAGGAGAAGTCGCGCGAGGAAGAAGAAGCGGCTGCGCGAACGGCTCAACGCAAAACTCGCCTGAAGAAGATCGCTCCGATTGTAGTTGTGATCCTCGCTGTCGGAGCACTCCTCTGGTGGCTCCACGCGCGTCAGTACGAAGATACCGACGATGCCCAGGTCGATGGCCACATCGCACAGATCGGGTCGCGCGTCGGCGGGTATATAACCGCGGTTCATGTAGAAGACAATCAGGAAGTTCAACCGGGGCAAGTCCTGGTCGAGATCGACCCCCGCGACTACCAAGTCGCATTAGCCCGAGCACAAGCTGACTACGCCGACTCGCAGGCACAGGCCGCCGCTGCGAACTACAACGTGCCGATTACGTCCATCAACACTCAGAGCCAAACCGCTGCTGCACACGCTGATGTAAACAATGCGCAAGCTGCACTTGATGCGTCGCAAAAGAACCTTGATGCGGCTAAAGCAAAAGAGCAAGCCGCCATCGCGAACAACAACAAAGCTCAAGCCGACGTTCAGCGTTATAAGCCTTTGGTCGAGAGAGACGTAATTTCCAAGCAGCAATACGACGCTGCTGTGGCGACTGCGCAAAGCACAGCCGCCGAAGTTCAGAGCGCGCACGATAACGTGATCGCAGCTCAGGCGGGAATTACTCAGGCTCAAGCCAAAGTCGCTCAATCACAGGCCAATCTGCGCAGTGCGCTGACGGGTCCCCGCCAGGTCAACGTCACGGAAGCACGCGCCAATTCCGCGCAATCAACCGCAGCAAAGAACAAAGCCGCACTCGAACAGGCGCAGCTCAACCTGCAGTACACGAAAATTACTGCGCCGGTTCATGGAATTGTCGGGCATCGGACTGCCGAAGTCGGTCAATACGTGCAGCCCGGCCAGGCGTTGATGTCGCTGGTCGATATTGACGACGTCTGGATCACCGCCAACTTCAAAGAAACCCAGCTCAAGAACATGAAGCCAGGCCAGCCGGTCGATATCAAAGTGGACGCGACCGGTCGTGACTACCACGGCAAAGTGCAGGCCATCGGCGGCGCCAGCGGCGCACGCTTCAGTCTCTTTCCTCCGGAGAACGCAACCGGCAACTACGTGAAAGTCGTGCAGCGCATTCCCGTACGCATCTTGCTTGATCCGGATCAGAACAAGGATCATCTGCTGCGGCCTGGCATGTCGGTCGAGCCTAAGGTGAAGGTGCGATAACGCTTCCTTTTTGTCATTCCGAAGCGAAGCGAGGAATCCCTATAACCACGAAAAATTCTGGGTTCGGTAGGGATTCCTCACTTCGTTCGGAATGACAAACGACTGTGCGATGCCGGCAACAGCGGACAAACTCGAGGTCAGGGAATTCAAGCAGCACCAAGACTGGCGCCCCCGCCACAATCCCTGGGCGATCGCACTCACGGTCACCATGGCGACATTTATGGAGGTGCTCGACACCAGCATCGCCAATGTCGCTTTGCCGCACATCGCGGGCAGTCTGTCGGCCACCACGGACGAGAGCACTTGGGTATTAACGTCATATTTGGTTTCAAACGCGGTAATTCTGCCCATGAGCGGCTGGGCCTCCGACTTCCTCGGACGCAAACGCTTCTACATGACTTGCGTCGCGCTCTTCGGAGCCAGTTCCCTGCTGTGCGGACTGGCCCCGAGCCTTCCGCTACTGATCCTCTTCCGGGTGCTGCAGGGAGTCGGCGGCGGCGGGCTCGCGCCCAGCGAACAAGCAATTCTCGCCGACACATTTGAGCCAAAAAAGCGCGGAGCAGCTTTTGCGCTCTACGGCATGGCCGTCGTCCTCGCGCCAGCCATAGGTCCTACGCTCGGTGGCTGGATTACCGACAACTATGACTGGCGCTGGATCTTCTTCATCAACGTTCCGGTTGCGGTTTTGTCACTGTTTCTGACGAATCGCCTCGTCGAGGACCCGCCGGAGATGGCCGAGCGGCGCAATGCCGGAATCAAGATCGATTACATCGGCTTGGCTCTGGTCGGCGTCGGTCTTGGCTGTCTGCAGGTTGTTCTCGACAAAGGCGAGCACGAGGACTGGTTACAGTCGAACTTCATTCTCACGTTTGCCATCGTCGCCGTCTCGGCCATCGTCGTAGCCATTTTCTGGGAGTACTACCAGAAGGACCCGATTGTCGATGTACGGATGTTCAAGAACCGCAATTTCACCATCTCGTTCGTGATGATGGTGATGCTCGGCCTCGCCCTTTTTGGAACTACCGTGCTCATCCCGCAGTACCTGCAGACGCTGCTGGGATACACCGCCGAGCAGGCGGGAATGGCTCTTTCTCCGGGCGGCGTAGCGGTGATGCTCCTGATGCCGCTGGTTGGGTTTCTCGTCACCCACTACGACGCCCGCTGGCTGATCGCGCTTGGATTCCTCGCCTGCTGTATCGCCCTCTTTCACATGACCGAGCTGAACCTCGGCATCAGCTTTGCGGAAGCCGTGAGGCTTCGCATTTACCAGGCAGCCGGAATCGCTTTCCTGTTCGTACCTATC
It includes:
- a CDS encoding HlyD family secretion protein — its product is MAATQEKPRDTVEEQQVATGDGRPRPQQRTETEPQPGQTGPQPVDQEKSREEEEAAARTAQRKTRLKKIAPIVVVILAVGALLWWLHARQYEDTDDAQVDGHIAQIGSRVGGYITAVHVEDNQEVQPGQVLVEIDPRDYQVALARAQADYADSQAQAAAANYNVPITSINTQSQTAAAHADVNNAQAALDASQKNLDAAKAKEQAAIANNNKAQADVQRYKPLVERDVISKQQYDAAVATAQSTAAEVQSAHDNVIAAQAGITQAQAKVAQSQANLRSALTGPRQVNVTEARANSAQSTAAKNKAALEQAQLNLQYTKITAPVHGIVGHRTAEVGQYVQPGQALMSLVDIDDVWITANFKETQLKNMKPGQPVDIKVDATGRDYHGKVQAIGGASGARFSLFPPENATGNYVKVVQRIPVRILLDPDQNKDHLLRPGMSVEPKVKVR
- a CDS encoding DHA2 family efflux MFS transporter permease subunit yields the protein MPATADKLEVREFKQHQDWRPRHNPWAIALTVTMATFMEVLDTSIANVALPHIAGSLSATTDESTWVLTSYLVSNAVILPMSGWASDFLGRKRFYMTCVALFGASSLLCGLAPSLPLLILFRVLQGVGGGGLAPSEQAILADTFEPKKRGAAFALYGMAVVLAPAIGPTLGGWITDNYDWRWIFFINVPVAVLSLFLTNRLVEDPPEMAERRNAGIKIDYIGLALVGVGLGCLQVVLDKGEHEDWLQSNFILTFAIVAVSAIVVAIFWEYYQKDPIVDVRMFKNRNFTISFVMMVMLGLALFGTTVLIPQYLQTLLGYTAEQAGMALSPGGVAVMLLMPLVGFLVTHYDARWLIALGFLACCIALFHMTELNLGISFAEAVRLRIYQAAGIAFLFVPINTLSYVGVPRSKNNQVSGMVNLARNMGGSVGISIVETLLAQRSQKHQSDLVSHLTNTNQAFTSRVEGIAHAMTGAGYSAADASQRAYHMIYGRVQQQAAALAYNDVIFIFAIVCGMMVPLAFLMRRNKPGAGPGGAH